One window of the Pyrus communis chromosome 17, drPyrComm1.1, whole genome shotgun sequence genome contains the following:
- the LOC137722324 gene encoding probable E3 ubiquitin-protein ligase LOG2 produces the protein MGNSGSRTNGGRRRHGSRQNHPAPPPPAPTQPEISQNRYVFAAATPYPSQYPNPNPPQYYQYQGHYPPQPMPLPLPAPYDQHHRVPYPHMDPAHPNWAGGRYRCGPVMQAPTPYVEHQKAVTIRNDVNLKKETLKVEPDEENPGSFLLSFAFDATVAGSITIIFFAKEGEACNLTPMKFNLHPPVTVHFEQGLGQKFRQPPGTGINFSKFEDTELLKVADLDIYPLAVKAEASPPAHDGSEGSPLSVTTNSQITQAVFEREKGEFQVRVAKQILWVKGMRYELQEIYGIGNSVEGDVDGNDPGKECVICLSEPQDTTVLPCRHMCMCNGCAKVLRFQTNRCPICRQPVERLLEIKVNDGPEE, from the exons ATGGGAAACAGCGGAAGCAGAACAAACGGCGGCCGCCGGAGACATGGGTCCCGCCAAAACCACcctgctcctcctcctccggcgCCAACTCAGCCCGAAATCTCTCAAAACCGCTACGTATTCGCAGCGGCGACTCCGTACCCCTCTCAGTACCCGAACCCTAACCCGCCCCAGTACTACCAGTACCAAGGTCACTACCCGCCACAGCCCATGCCCTTGCCTCTGCCCGCTCCGTACGATCAGCACCACCGCGTCCCCTATCCCCACATGGACCCGGCCCATCCGAATTGGGCTGGCGGGCGGTACCGGTGCGGCCCGGTAATGCAGGCTCCGACGCCATACGTGGAGCACCAGAAGGCGGTAACTATAAGGAACGATGTGAATCTGAAGAAGGAGACTCTGAAGGTCGAGCCCGATGAGGAAAACCCTGGAAGCTTCCTCCTGTCCTTTGCTTTTGATGCCACTGTTGCTGGGAG CATCACCATTATCTTCTTTGCGAAAGAAGGCGAGGCCTGTAATCTGACACCAATGAAATTTAACCTTCATCCACCTGTGACAGTACATTTTGAACAAGGTCTGGGCCAGAAGTTCAGGCAGCCCCCTGGAACTGGAATTAACTTCTCAAAGTTTGAGGATACAGAGTTACTGAAAGTAGCTGACTTGGATATCTATCCTTTAGCTGTGAAGGCTGAGGCATCCCCTCCTGCCCATGATGGATCAGAGGGAAGCCCTTTGTCTGTAACAACAAACTCCCAGATAACTCAAGCTGTATTTGAAAGGGAGAAAGGTGAATTCCAAGTTAGGGTTGCCAAGCAGATTCTTTGGGTGAAGGGGATGAGGTATGAACTACAGGAGATATATGGCATTGGTAATTCAGTTGAAGGTGATGTGGACGGGAATGACCCAGGGAAAGAATGTGTAATTTGCCTATCTGAACCACAGGATACAACTGTTCTTCCATGCAGACACATG tgcatgtgcaatgggtGTGCCAAGGTCTTGAGATTCCAAACAAACCGCTGCCCCATTTGCAGACAACCAGTTGAGAGGCTTTTGGAGATAAAGGTCAACGATGGCCCTGAGGAATGA
- the LOC137723096 gene encoding uncharacterized protein — translation MDLKGVRMQILHGSLARRVFLWAFLIAAAMSIIPLIHILSGTYMTMFTFVNSGDCTAELGRVVPVEFTTEKFNFQSRFLNPFWGSYDSEQCVRDVNLTVSVVRELMGQKLLKYGTKALSVGEDSASAVLALQALGFPNARGVYKHRFFSLKHKQFVYEIDYVDKSFDFVLSRDLDKVSVPALLVLEVERVLSPGGIGAMLVGSSVSSPNSLIRSATPISSLLKSSSVVHVNYVNNFTLVVFKKNYDNAGLFEQYRLPADCRSLTNNRPLIGKMEPLVKEKPVEYGRRFVYLPNFVDLSSKRRLVYIDIGAAQHLNSNVTNWFLPSYPIEHKDFNVYFVDHNTSVLLSYVKKPGITFVYHPGLAGIKPKVNVTIDGDTDPYVGDEGFNFLVWFKETVGFADFVVLKMNAGSVELKFLTELFESGAICFVDELFLHCSGQVDAGGAMPVDCMDIFGSLRSSGVFVHQWWGDGNPGDVLLSVG, via the coding sequence ATGGATTTGAAGGGCGTGAGAATGCAGATCCTTCATGGGTCTTTGGCCCGGCGCGTGTTTCTCTGGGCGTTCTTGATCGCCGCGGCTATGTCGATCATACCATTGATCCACATTTTGTCCGGGACCTACATGACAATGTTCACTTTTGTGAACTCTGGCGACTGCACCGCCGAACTGGGCCGCGTCGTTCCTGTCGAATTCACCACGGAGAAGTTCAATTTCCAGAGTCGGTTCCTGAACCCCTTCTGGGGGTCTTACGATTCGGAGCAGTGCGTGCGGGATGTGAATTTGACTGTCAGTGTGGTCAGAGAGCTCATGGGTCAGAAGCTATTGAAATACGGTACAAAAGCTCTCTCTGTAGGAGAGGATTCCGCCTCAGCGGTGCTGGCATTGCAAGCTTTGGGATTTCCCAATGCTCGTGGTGTTTACAAACACCGGTTCTTCTCGCTCAAGCACAAACAGTTTGTGTACGAAATTGACTATGTGGACAAGTCTTTCGATTTTGTGCTTTCCAGGGATCTCGATAAGGTTTCTGTCCCTGCGCTACTAGTGCTTGAGGTCGAGCGTGTTCTTAGCCCTGGTGGAATTGGGGCTATGCTTGTGGGTAGCAGTGTTTCCTCCCCGAATAGCTTGATTAGGTCTGCTACTCCAATTTCTTCACTGCTGAAAAGTTCCAGTGTTGTGCACGTTAATTACGTCAATAACTTCACACTGGTTGTGTTCAAGAAAAATTATGACAATGCTGGTCTCTTTGAGCAGTATCGCCTTCCAGCTGACTGCCGATCCCTCACAAACAATCGACCTCTCATTGGGAAAATGGAGCCTCTGGTGAAGGAAAAACCAGTGGAGTATGGAAGGAGGTTCGTCTATTTGCCTAATTTTGTTGATCTTTCCTCAAAGAGGCGTTTGGTCTATATTGATATTGGGGCAGCACAGCATCTGAACTCAAATGTTACAAATTGGTTCCTGCCTTCTTATCCCATTGAACACAaagatttcaatgtttattttgttgACCATAACACTTCTGTTCTGTTATCCTATGTCAAAAAGCCGGGAATTACCTTTGTTTATCATCCAGGGCTGGCCGGAATCAAGCCAAAAGTCAATGTTACAATCGATGGAGACACAGATCCATATGTCGGAGATGAAGGGTTTAATTTCCTCGTTTGGTTCAAAGAAACAGTGGGGTTTGCAGATTTCGTGGTGCTCAAGATGAATGCAGGCAGTGTAGAACTGAAGTTCCTCACGGAACTGTTTGAAAGTGGAGCCATATGCTTTGTGGACGAGCTGTTTCTTCACTGCTCAGGCCAAGTAGATGCTGGAGGTGCAATGCCGGTGGACTGCATGGACATCTTCGGAAGCCTCCGCAGCAGTGGTGTGTTTGTCCATCAGTGGTGGGGAGATGGCAACCCCGGTGATGTTCTCCTATCTGTTGGTTGA